A single Anatilimnocola floriformis DNA region contains:
- a CDS encoding glutaredoxin family protein — translation MTEHQVTIYTRAGCHLCDDARELLERYGLSPELVDIDADPALRERYTTCVPVVLIDGKERFRGKVNEVLLRRLL, via the coding sequence ATGACCGAACATCAAGTCACGATTTACACCCGGGCCGGTTGCCATCTGTGCGACGACGCGCGGGAACTGCTCGAGCGCTACGGCTTGTCGCCTGAGCTCGTCGATATCGACGCCGATCCCGCCCTGCGCGAGCGCTACACCACCTGCGTGCCGGTGGTCCTCATCGACGGCAAGGAACGATTCCGCGGCAAAGTGAACGAAGTGCTGCTGCGGCGGCTGCTCTAA
- the ispH gene encoding 4-hydroxy-3-methylbut-2-enyl diphosphate reductase: protein MRIILAAPRGFCAGVNMAIESLDLAIQAFGTPIYVYHEIVHNKYVVETFRDKGAIFVDHLEEVPPGATLLFSAHGVSPAIRNLAKERKLRAIDATCPLVTKVHLEAIRFARDGYTIFLIGHEGHDEVIGTMGEAPAAIQLVETEEDIAALSYPPDAKLAFLTQTTLSVDDANRIIRCLKERFPQIIGPPKEDICYATTNRQEAVRTLAVEADLVLVLGSQNSSNSQRLRELATEHGVQAYLIDGQADVDDKWFEGVETVVMTAGASAPESVVQECVEYLREHFHATVEVRTLRLEDIHFPLPRELRGLQISQS, encoded by the coding sequence ATGCGAATCATCCTGGCTGCTCCCCGCGGTTTTTGTGCGGGGGTGAATATGGCGATCGAAAGCCTCGACCTGGCGATTCAGGCCTTCGGCACGCCAATCTACGTCTATCATGAGATCGTCCACAATAAATACGTGGTCGAAACCTTTCGCGATAAAGGGGCCATCTTCGTCGACCACCTGGAAGAAGTTCCTCCCGGCGCGACGTTGCTCTTTTCCGCGCACGGCGTCTCGCCCGCCATTCGCAATCTGGCCAAGGAGCGGAAGCTGCGGGCCATCGATGCCACCTGCCCGCTGGTCACCAAGGTCCACCTCGAAGCCATCCGCTTCGCTCGCGACGGCTACACAATTTTCCTCATCGGCCATGAGGGGCACGACGAAGTGATCGGCACGATGGGCGAAGCTCCCGCGGCGATCCAGCTCGTCGAGACCGAAGAAGACATCGCCGCGCTCAGCTATCCGCCCGATGCCAAGCTGGCCTTCCTCACGCAAACGACTCTCTCCGTCGACGATGCCAATCGCATCATTCGCTGCTTGAAGGAACGATTCCCTCAAATCATCGGCCCGCCGAAAGAAGACATCTGCTACGCCACCACCAATCGTCAAGAAGCGGTTCGCACGCTCGCCGTTGAAGCCGATCTGGTGCTTGTGCTCGGCAGCCAGAACAGCTCGAACAGCCAACGCCTCCGCGAGCTCGCCACCGAGCACGGCGTGCAAGCGTATTTGATCGATGGCCAGGCCGATGTCGATGACAAATGGTTCGAAGGGGTCGAGACCGTCGTGATGACCGCCGGCGCGAGCGCGCCGGAATCGGTTGTGCAGGAATGTGTCGAATATCTCCGCGAGCATTTTCACGCAACGGTCGAGGTCCGCACGCTGCGGCTCGAAGATATTCACTTTCCGCTGCCGCGCGAGTTGCGCGGGCTGCAGATCAGCCAGAGCTAA
- a CDS encoding YheT family hydrolase: protein MDVHFPSFRPHPWVRGGHLQTILGCYFFHQTITYTATQHRVTLDDGDAIVVHDDRPQKWQPNDPVALLVHGLGGSHQSGYMQRCAKKLNAHGVRVFRMDLRGCGAGIGLARQLCHAGRSDDVAAVLNDINVRCLNSPTAVIGFSMGANMVLKLAGEWADQAPDNVVGVMAVAPPVDLGVTCLNVQKVLRGMYDRSFVTGLRRYIANRERNTPDCTPVPLPASLRGIRDFDACVTAPLSGFADADDYYSQASSGPYLRKIRIPTLIVAAKDDPIVPIDCLQQSQISDAVKLIIADGGGHLGYVAARSKDPDCRWLDWRVVDWTLAHMPGPLVAANWRLTRPNLNTLPGVQHSV from the coding sequence ATGGATGTTCACTTTCCTTCCTTCCGACCCCATCCTTGGGTTCGCGGTGGACATTTACAGACGATCCTCGGCTGCTATTTCTTTCATCAGACGATTACGTACACCGCGACTCAGCATCGCGTGACGCTCGATGATGGTGACGCAATCGTCGTGCACGACGATCGTCCGCAGAAATGGCAACCGAATGATCCCGTCGCCTTGCTCGTGCATGGCCTCGGTGGTTCGCATCAATCGGGTTACATGCAGCGCTGCGCAAAGAAACTCAACGCGCACGGCGTGCGCGTGTTTCGCATGGACCTTCGCGGCTGCGGCGCCGGCATCGGTCTGGCCCGACAACTCTGCCATGCGGGACGCAGCGACGATGTCGCGGCGGTACTCAACGACATCAACGTTCGCTGCCTGAATTCGCCGACGGCGGTCATCGGGTTTTCGATGGGGGCCAACATGGTCCTCAAGCTGGCGGGCGAATGGGCAGATCAAGCTCCGGACAATGTGGTGGGCGTGATGGCGGTCGCGCCCCCGGTCGATCTCGGCGTCACCTGCCTGAATGTGCAAAAAGTGCTGCGCGGCATGTACGATCGCTCTTTCGTAACCGGACTGCGCCGCTACATTGCCAACCGCGAACGCAACACGCCCGACTGCACACCCGTACCACTTCCCGCAAGTCTCCGCGGCATTCGTGATTTCGACGCGTGTGTCACGGCGCCGCTGTCGGGCTTTGCCGATGCGGATGATTACTACTCGCAAGCGAGCTCGGGGCCGTATCTTCGCAAAATTCGCATTCCTACGCTGATTGTCGCGGCCAAAGATGACCCGATCGTGCCGATCGACTGTTTGCAGCAATCGCAGATCTCGGACGCGGTGAAACTGATTATCGCCGACGGCGGTGGGCACTTGGGATACGTCGCTGCTCGCAGCAAAGATCCTGACTGTCGTTGGCTTGATTGGCGCGTCGTCGATTGGACGCTGGCCCACATGCCTGGACCGCTGGTCGCCGCCAACTGGCGGTTGACGCGGCCGAATTTGAACACGCTGCCGGGTGTGCAACACTCGGTTTAG
- a CDS encoding [protein-PII] uridylyltransferase family protein, producing the protein MEIRTLVSLLDQSSDVAETLQAWRVSDPAAARHALLDLADGGVPLDLLATLCSQLDTLLPETPDPLTVLEGVRQFILASRSPLSFAALVERDATTLPMLVRVLAWGGVWRETILRDPEAFDLLRLTEGQPVERATLVADVTAEATHLLDERSQISALRRIKRREQLRIFYGERVGKHKPELVWQQLTYLAEALLAGGLAAAQQKLQASKTATGSPRRVVPLGAVSLLAFGRCGAGEQDYGERLQLLLLHETLPADDAQRRAAADQYERLARQLFRLLTENTDLGIAYKVELQSIPNRETSPTVIAANEAAALFDEFGRTWHRQSFTQARCVAGDRPLADSFLQQLQPWVFRRLLSRADEAGLRALKRRIVRRAELAAASAEKHDIEIGPGGLFDFEQTIQFLRLLSGGDQPRVRLPGTLDAIAGLEQEGSISVQERTALEDAYLALRKELHAAQTSASDSAAARSTGPSPVTYELLRGLLQAAFPDETDPPPEVDLLQAPHPTAAEAAQILSPYRFQDCATALRHLNDLASERTAFLSTRRCRYYLSSIIGRLLTAIAATPQPDVTLANLSRVSDSLGCKGVLWELFHSHQPSLELYVRVCGCSPYLSDLMITNPGMLDELLDSLQLRRHPELAELQRTWQELQRGGGPALPKLLALKASRHLQIGVRDVLQREPIEATHRALSDVAEVALAVVARQEFDRLVEKHGRPMIEEGPFAGEQCGFVILGLGKLGGQEPNYHSDLQIAFVYEAEGSTQGVERAKRVQPTTNGHFFTQLAQRVLKEVSQSTPQGRLHPLEAGLRPLGTAGPLANSLADLAAHFQSGEAPLAHWLSLLKARAIFGPAPSQATAMNAVRQWLTARPWQQADARQLYHDRLQLDQGAAAFNVKRGVGGTLDIETVVQRLQLEHAHRHPRILVPGTLAAIQALEEAGIFSQTEAARWSESYRLLRRIEGGIRLLNTRDRHVLPGDGVDLQRLALLLDYPSPDDLLTACKQTMTSNRERFHAAFADALQWLEEQNQ; encoded by the coding sequence ATGGAAATTCGTACTTTGGTTTCGCTCCTCGATCAATCCAGTGACGTGGCGGAAACGCTCCAGGCCTGGCGGGTGAGCGATCCGGCCGCGGCCAGGCACGCGCTGCTCGACCTCGCCGATGGGGGCGTGCCGCTCGATCTGCTCGCCACACTCTGCTCACAGCTCGATACTCTGCTGCCGGAAACGCCCGATCCGCTCACCGTGCTCGAGGGAGTGCGGCAGTTCATTCTGGCTTCGCGCAGCCCGCTGTCGTTTGCAGCGCTCGTCGAGCGCGATGCCACCACGCTGCCGATGCTGGTGCGAGTCCTCGCTTGGGGCGGCGTTTGGCGGGAAACGATTCTCCGCGATCCGGAAGCATTCGATCTATTGCGCTTGACCGAAGGCCAGCCGGTGGAACGAGCGACACTCGTCGCCGACGTTACCGCCGAAGCGACACACCTGCTCGACGAACGCTCGCAGATCTCGGCACTCCGCCGTATCAAACGTCGCGAGCAACTGCGCATCTTTTACGGCGAACGAGTCGGCAAACACAAGCCTGAGCTCGTCTGGCAGCAACTCACCTACCTGGCCGAAGCTCTCTTGGCCGGTGGACTCGCAGCTGCGCAGCAAAAATTGCAAGCGAGCAAAACGGCGACCGGTTCGCCGCGACGCGTCGTGCCGCTGGGGGCGGTTTCGCTCCTCGCGTTCGGTCGCTGCGGCGCGGGAGAACAAGATTACGGCGAGCGATTGCAACTGCTCCTTCTGCACGAAACGCTCCCCGCCGACGATGCTCAGCGCCGCGCAGCTGCTGATCAATACGAACGCCTCGCTCGGCAGCTCTTTCGGTTGCTCACGGAAAACACCGATCTGGGGATCGCCTACAAAGTCGAGCTGCAGTCGATTCCCAATCGCGAGACATCCCCGACAGTGATTGCCGCCAATGAAGCGGCAGCTCTCTTCGACGAATTCGGCCGAACCTGGCATCGGCAGAGTTTTACGCAGGCGCGCTGCGTCGCCGGCGATCGGCCATTGGCAGATTCGTTTCTGCAACAACTTCAACCGTGGGTCTTTCGCCGCCTGCTGTCGCGCGCCGATGAAGCAGGGCTGCGAGCACTCAAGCGGCGAATCGTTCGCCGGGCCGAATTGGCCGCGGCTTCGGCAGAGAAGCACGATATTGAAATCGGCCCCGGCGGTTTGTTTGACTTCGAACAAACCATTCAGTTTCTGCGCCTGCTCAGCGGCGGCGATCAGCCGCGCGTGCGACTTCCCGGCACGCTCGACGCCATCGCGGGTCTCGAGCAAGAAGGCTCGATCAGCGTACAAGAGCGCACGGCGCTCGAGGATGCCTACCTCGCTCTGCGCAAAGAATTGCATGCAGCGCAAACTTCGGCCAGCGACAGTGCCGCTGCGCGGAGCACGGGGCCATCTCCCGTGACTTACGAACTGCTTCGCGGTTTGCTGCAGGCGGCGTTTCCCGACGAAACCGATCCGCCGCCGGAAGTCGATTTGCTCCAGGCGCCGCATCCCACGGCAGCCGAGGCAGCGCAAATTCTCTCGCCCTATCGATTTCAGGACTGTGCGACGGCACTGCGGCATCTCAACGATCTGGCCAGCGAACGCACGGCCTTTTTGTCGACGCGGCGATGTCGTTATTACCTGTCGTCGATCATCGGCCGATTGCTTACTGCCATCGCCGCTACGCCGCAGCCCGATGTGACGCTGGCCAACCTCAGCCGCGTGAGCGATTCGCTCGGCTGCAAAGGCGTGCTGTGGGAATTGTTCCATTCGCATCAGCCGTCGCTCGAGCTTTACGTGCGCGTGTGCGGCTGCAGTCCCTATCTGTCGGACCTGATGATCACGAATCCAGGCATGCTCGATGAGCTGCTCGATTCGCTGCAATTGCGCCGACACCCGGAACTCGCCGAGCTGCAGCGGACTTGGCAGGAACTGCAGCGCGGAGGCGGACCAGCGTTGCCGAAGTTGCTCGCGCTCAAGGCTTCGCGCCATTTGCAGATCGGCGTGCGCGATGTGCTGCAGCGCGAACCGATCGAAGCCACGCATCGCGCTTTGAGTGATGTTGCCGAAGTTGCGCTCGCTGTCGTCGCCCGGCAGGAGTTCGATCGCCTGGTCGAAAAGCACGGCAGGCCGATGATCGAAGAAGGCCCGTTCGCGGGAGAGCAGTGCGGCTTTGTGATTCTCGGCCTCGGCAAACTCGGCGGACAAGAGCCGAACTATCACAGCGATCTGCAAATCGCCTTTGTCTATGAAGCCGAAGGCTCCACACAAGGCGTCGAACGAGCGAAACGCGTGCAGCCGACGACGAACGGCCATTTCTTTACGCAACTCGCCCAGCGCGTGTTGAAAGAAGTTTCGCAGTCCACCCCGCAAGGACGATTGCATCCGCTCGAAGCGGGCCTGCGACCGCTGGGGACGGCTGGGCCGCTGGCAAATTCGCTCGCCGATCTGGCCGCTCACTTTCAGTCGGGCGAAGCGCCGCTCGCTCACTGGCTATCGCTCCTCAAGGCCCGCGCGATCTTCGGCCCCGCGCCGTCGCAAGCCACCGCGATGAATGCGGTCCGGCAATGGCTCACCGCACGACCTTGGCAGCAAGCCGACGCCCGGCAGCTGTATCACGATCGCCTGCAACTCGATCAAGGCGCGGCGGCGTTCAATGTGAAGCGCGGCGTCGGCGGCACGCTCGATATCGAAACGGTCGTGCAACGTTTGCAACTGGAACACGCCCATCGGCATCCTCGCATTCTCGTACCAGGAACGCTCGCCGCGATCCAAGCCTTGGAAGAAGCCGGCATATTCTCGCAGACCGAAGCCGCTCGCTGGTCGGAATCGTATCGCCTGCTGCGACGCATCGAAGGTGGAATTCGGCTGCTGAATACGCGCGACCGGCACGTGTTGCCGGGCGATGGTGTTGATCTGCAGCGACTCGCGCTGCTGCTCGATTATCCTTCGCCAGACGACCTCCTGACCGCGTGCAAGCAAACGATGACCAGCAACCGCGAGCGTTTCCACGCCGCCTTTGCCGATGCCCTGCAGTGGCTCGAAGAACAGAATCAGTGA
- a CDS encoding DUF1559 family PulG-like putative transporter: MFSFVQPRRHSRSPAFTLVELLVVIAIIGVLVALLLPAVQAAREAARRSQCQNNIKQHGLSLHNFEDSYQQYPALISSASGAVHTVQDKFKPAVGFTLFNWLLPYIEQRPLYEASMLNVGTSVGGKLVYQTPLKAHQCPSETSSPRGMGATTHGGANGWAIGNYAGNYYVVGNPDGSTNADCREGVAKSSELTDGLSNTVVFTERYGTCGNGGDPNGAATNGNLWSDSNQTWQPIFCIGNVAKDPVVLTSGAAYPACAKFQQSPHWYNNCDPILPQTPHPGGIGVCMSDGSVKTISSSIDSAVWAAACNPIDGVALTNWP; the protein is encoded by the coding sequence ATGTTTTCGTTCGTACAGCCGCGGCGGCACTCTCGCAGCCCGGCGTTTACGCTGGTCGAATTGTTGGTGGTGATTGCGATCATCGGTGTGCTGGTCGCGCTCCTTCTGCCCGCGGTGCAGGCGGCTCGCGAAGCAGCTCGGCGGTCGCAGTGCCAGAACAACATCAAGCAGCACGGCTTGTCGTTGCATAACTTCGAGGATTCTTACCAGCAGTATCCGGCGCTGATTTCGAGCGCGAGTGGCGCTGTGCATACGGTGCAGGACAAATTCAAGCCCGCCGTCGGATTTACGCTCTTCAATTGGCTGCTGCCGTATATCGAACAACGGCCGCTGTACGAAGCGTCAATGCTCAACGTCGGCACCAGTGTCGGCGGCAAGCTGGTGTATCAAACGCCGTTGAAGGCTCATCAATGTCCGAGCGAAACGAGTTCGCCGCGCGGCATGGGAGCGACCACGCACGGCGGCGCGAATGGCTGGGCCATCGGCAACTATGCGGGCAACTATTACGTCGTCGGCAATCCCGATGGATCGACGAATGCCGATTGCCGCGAAGGGGTCGCCAAGAGTTCCGAGCTGACCGATGGGCTGTCGAACACGGTGGTCTTTACCGAGCGTTATGGCACGTGCGGCAATGGTGGCGATCCGAACGGCGCGGCGACCAATGGCAACCTATGGAGCGATTCCAATCAAACCTGGCAGCCAATCTTTTGCATCGGCAACGTGGCCAAGGATCCGGTGGTGCTCACGTCGGGCGCGGCTTATCCGGCCTGTGCCAAGTTCCAGCAATCGCCCCACTGGTACAACAACTGCGACCCGATCCTGCCCCAAACGCCTCATCCTGGTGGCATTGGCGTGTGCATGAGCGACGGCAGTGTAAAAACGATTTCGTCGAGCATCGATTCCGCCGTTTGGGCCGCGGCGTGTAACCCGATCGATGGCGTAGCCCTGACCAACTGGCCCTAA
- a CDS encoding FeoB-associated Cys-rich membrane protein yields MLSSLLIQNLIVGAIVLVATVLLLIRASKYLRPAKSNAGCASGCGGCASQTKMQTNLPANLSSQPKLLQLGQTSRRE; encoded by the coding sequence ATGCTTTCGTCGTTGCTGATTCAAAACCTGATTGTCGGTGCCATCGTGCTCGTCGCGACCGTGCTGCTGTTGATTCGCGCCAGCAAATATCTGCGCCCCGCGAAGAGCAACGCTGGCTGCGCGTCGGGTTGTGGCGGCTGCGCCAGTCAGACAAAGATGCAGACGAATCTGCCGGCAAATCTATCGAGCCAGCCTAAGTTGCTTCAACTGGGCCAGACTTCTCGGCGCGAGTAA
- a CDS encoding N-acyl-D-amino-acid deacylase family protein, whose amino-acid sequence MFDTIIHGGEIIDGTGAPRIRGDVGLLDGRIAAVGELSSVAAAARIDATGRIVAPGFVDVHNHSDGWLLSQTNFWPKTSQGFTTEVLMADGISYAPVDRHTWRQWIFYLRALNGLRLQEYRDWESIGEYCALLDGHTAQNVATHVPYANCRTLHAGFGHRPLDDYQRRNIRREIEMGMEQGGVGLSTGLDYLTQCAATTDELVDACRAIARFDGLYVTHIRYKAGLFVALDEAVEIGKRAGVKVHISHLKGTTPQEVDQVLEFLERARREVDLSFDVYPYQRSSTMLNYLLPYEAWREGPLQVVANMGRDELLARFRVGLANLGVSLDKFHIAWTSSGNNSIHHGKLLSDYIAEMNRPAEEALYHLLIEENLAMLLVINAGDDSLVQPLLAHDLYMMGSDGIWFPDSSSVHAVKNSVVHPRVYGSTGRLLGSCVREQRLFSLESAVQKLSGVPAARFGLRDRGVIREGAWADLVVFDAVTVADHATYEQPQQICAGIEHVLVNGQVIVKNAAPIEFNGSAPGKFLRYQP is encoded by the coding sequence TTGTTCGACACGATCATTCATGGCGGCGAAATCATCGATGGCACCGGAGCGCCGCGCATCCGCGGCGACGTCGGATTGCTGGATGGGCGAATTGCTGCCGTTGGCGAATTGTCGAGCGTTGCCGCGGCGGCGCGAATCGATGCGACGGGGCGGATTGTCGCGCCGGGCTTTGTTGACGTTCACAATCACAGCGACGGCTGGCTCCTCTCGCAGACAAATTTCTGGCCGAAGACCAGCCAAGGCTTCACCACCGAAGTGTTGATGGCCGACGGCATTTCTTATGCGCCGGTCGATCGCCACACCTGGCGGCAGTGGATTTTTTATCTGCGAGCCCTGAATGGTTTGCGGCTGCAGGAATATCGCGACTGGGAGAGCATCGGCGAATATTGCGCGCTGCTGGACGGACACACGGCGCAAAACGTAGCGACGCACGTCCCCTACGCCAACTGCCGGACGCTGCACGCCGGCTTTGGTCATCGGCCTCTCGATGATTACCAACGGCGAAACATTCGCCGTGAGATTGAAATGGGAATGGAGCAAGGCGGCGTGGGGCTGTCGACGGGGCTCGATTACCTGACGCAATGCGCGGCGACGACGGACGAGTTGGTCGATGCTTGCCGGGCGATCGCGCGGTTCGACGGTTTATACGTCACGCACATTCGCTACAAAGCCGGCTTGTTTGTTGCTCTCGACGAAGCGGTGGAGATCGGCAAGCGGGCCGGCGTGAAGGTTCACATTTCGCACCTCAAGGGAACCACGCCGCAGGAAGTCGATCAGGTGCTGGAGTTTCTCGAGCGAGCTCGCCGAGAAGTCGATTTGTCATTCGACGTCTATCCCTACCAGCGCAGCAGCACGATGCTCAATTACCTGCTGCCGTACGAAGCCTGGCGCGAGGGGCCGCTGCAGGTCGTGGCAAACATGGGGCGCGATGAATTGCTCGCGCGCTTTCGCGTCGGTCTGGCGAATCTCGGCGTGTCGCTCGACAAGTTTCACATCGCGTGGACCAGCAGCGGCAACAACTCGATTCATCACGGCAAGTTGCTTTCCGACTACATCGCCGAAATGAATCGACCCGCCGAAGAAGCCCTCTATCACTTGCTGATCGAAGAAAACCTGGCCATGCTGCTGGTCATCAACGCCGGCGACGATTCACTGGTTCAGCCGCTTCTCGCGCACGATCTGTACATGATGGGAAGCGACGGTATTTGGTTTCCCGACAGCAGCAGCGTACACGCTGTAAAAAATAGCGTCGTGCATCCGCGCGTGTATGGTTCGACGGGGAGACTGCTGGGGAGTTGCGTTCGCGAGCAGCGACTTTTCTCGCTTGAATCTGCCGTGCAGAAGCTCAGCGGCGTGCCGGCTGCGCGTTTTGGCTTGCGCGATCGCGGCGTAATTCGAGAAGGAGCTTGGGCAGACTTGGTGGTCTTCGATGCAGTGACCGTCGCCGATCACGCGACGTACGAGCAGCCGCAGCAAATCTGCGCCGGCATCGAACACGTACTGGTGAACGGCCAGGTGATTGTGAAAAACGCTGCACCGATTGAATTCAACGGCAGCGCGCCCGGAAAATTCCTGCGCTATCAGCCCTAA